The genomic stretch CTATGGAACAGCATAGTCTTGCTTATTCTCGCTCTGCCGATAGGCTTGTTTCTTCTAATCAATAGGCTGAGCATGCCGACGGTCCAATTCCTTTTATCGATCCCGAAGCTTACGGTCCCTCGCGTGGAGCAAGTATCAAGCGCCTTCGAGGGTCATGCACTATCGAGGCTTGTGGAGCATTTGAAAGCTTTTATTAAGCTTTATACGACGCAAAATGATGGATTACTGTGGAATGCTATACCTAAATTCGGCTATATGTATCCACTCGCATTACCTCTAATCGTGATTGGGATTGTCTATGGCGTATATAAGCTGCGTAAGCAGTTTCGCATCGAGACCGCAGTTATCGCGATTTGGTTCGGTGCTGCCGTGCTGATGACGCTGATTACAGACGTAAACATTAATCGGATCAACATTATTTTTTACCCGACGGTATTTATAGCTGTCGCAGGCTTAATATGGCTTCATAAGCATATTAAGTATTCATTTATCGCTCTCATTGCTGCGTTTTCGATTTTTTTCATATTGTTTTGCGGAAATTATTTTACGACCTTTGCTAAGCAAATAAGCCCGCTTTTCTATGAGTCCTTTGGAGAAGCTATACAGTATGCGTCCGATGAAACGGATGGTTTGATTTATGTGACGGATCAAGTGAATATGCCTTATATTTATGTATTATTTTATGAGCGAATCGATCCACAGCATTTCCTTGATACGGTCGACTATATGAATCCAGGGGGAGAGTTTCAGTTTGTTCGATCCTTTGGGAGATACGTATTTGAGAAGCCGAAGCTAAGGACGGACGAGAACGCTGCTTATATTTTTAAAAATAACGACGCCATTCCGGATGAGAGCTCCGGCTATACGATCAAACGTTTTAAACATTATACGGTAGTTAGCGGCAAGGGTACGATTGAAGTACCAGAAGCTCATGTTTCATTTCAAAACGGCGGCTTTGAGGAAGGCTCGCAATATTGGTCGTTTACCGCTGGCGCAGGAATAGGATCAAATCGGCCATTCAGTGGTTCCAACCTCATGTATGTGGACCCCGGTCAAGCGCATGGCGCAGCGCAAACGTTCATAAGTCCGGAAGCTGGTCAATTCGTACTTACGGCAAAAGTTAGCTCGGATGCGGAGGGCGGCAGCGTTGGCATATCCATAAACGGAATCGATGCTGAGGAGCAAGCTGTCCCAGCACAAGTGGAATATACGTCTATTGAGCTGGGCGCAGTAACCGTTGCTGAGAACGACTTGGTCTCTGTTTATTTTGAGGGCGGAGCAAGCTGGTTAAATGTTGATGATGTGGAGTGGAAAAAGCGATGATTAGCTAATTACTCCGCTACTGGCTCGCCATTAATATAATAGCTGTCCTCGCGATAGGCATGAAATACGATTTCGATTTCGGATAACCCTAATTGAGCTACATATTTAGTGACAGCCTGTGCGAAGCGATTTCGTACCTGTTGACCTCGCTCGAACCAGCCAACCTCGATGAAGGCGAATGCAGCCTCTTCCGACTCGCTGCCGAAGACGCTGGTCGTATGGAGGCAGGACATTGTAAAGTTGTCAGTACCGCATTCGCATAAGGCGGCAAGCTCCATAGCAAGCGGGTTAGTTACGGTTTGCAGCTTCTCGGCGGGTACTCCGCGAAATAAGAGATGTGGCACATAAACAGCTCCTCTGTGGGTAGTTAGATTAAACAAGCATCGACCGCTGTATAGCTAGGGGGTCGATGCTTTTTCATTTATTCGTTTGAATGGAACGGCTTCAGAAACAGCTTCGGAATATCGGTTTCAAAACGGACCAGCTTGCCTGTAATCGGATGTGTGAAGGCGAGAACGCGAGCGTGCAAGCCCAGTCTGCCAATGATTCGAGTGCGAGCACCGTATTTTTTGTCGCCGACAACGGGGTGCCCAATATCCTCCATATGAACGCGAATTTGGTTTTTGCGGCCCGTTTCAAGATTAACCTCCAGCAGGGAGAAAGCTTTGCTTGTGCGGAGCACCTTATAATGCGTGATCGCATGCAGACCATCGTTCGGATAGGAACTGGAGTACATTTTGAGCGTCTTGCTTTCCTTGAGCCAGGAGCTAATCGTTCCCTGCTCTTTCTTGACGCTGCCTTCAACGAGCGCGACGTAGATTCGCTCTTGTACGGTATCCTGCCAGCTGTTTTGCAGCTGCTGCTGAATTGCCTCGCTCTTAGCGAACATCATTACCCCCGAGGTGTCGCGATCGAGCCGATGCACGACAAAAATCCGGTTTTTCGTATTTTCAAGTCTTACATGCGCCATGAGCTGACGATACGCAGTAATTTCATTTTCCGGTGCAGCGTCTGAGGAAATGGATAATAGGCCGGCATCCTTCTTAATGACAACAATATGCTCGTCCTCGAACAGGATCGAAAGCCCTTCAAAAGGAAGCTTTTCCTGCGGTCGTTCTTTGCCGACGATAACCGTCTGACCGGGCTGAAGCGGATAGTTGTAGGCTGTCGTTGATTTTCCGCCGACGGAAACCTGACCATGCGCGAGTATCGATTTTACGACATTGCGTCCTGCGCCTGAAATATTTTTTATGAGAAATGGAAGCAGCTCCATTGGCTCGGTAACCGGATAGGACTTGCTCTTATCTGCTTGTGATTGAGGAGCTCCGCGCTTTTTCCCCCTATGCATGCTTAAAAACCTCCTAGATTCAATGCTCCTACTATACCACGAGTGAAGGCATCAGTTCTAATCTTCTATTTGACTATTAAACCGAGGTCTATGAATCTCATTCTAATAGACAAAGTATTATTAGGAATGGTAGGATAAATGGTAGAAAAACAAAGTGGTTAAAATGGGAATAGTTGGAGGAAATTAACACGTGAAAACAAAAATAATGAAGTCTATGTTTACTTCGTTGCTTGCAGCTGGCTTATTGCTTGCTCCATTGCAAGGACTTGGCAACAGTACTGTTGCTGCAGCGAGTGCTGCAAACACGGCGGTTGCGTCCTCTGCTCAGCAATTACAAGTAATCGTTGATGGCAAGAAGCTTTCACTCTCCGCAGCGGCTTATGCAGAGAAAGGAGTTACCTTTGTTCCAATGCGTGATATTTTCACTGCTTTAGGAGCTTCTGTAACTTGGGAGAGTAAGACGGAAACGATAATCGGTCGTAAAGGAAATCAAACAATTTCTCTTAAAGTAGGCAGCAAACAAGCGGTTATCAATGGAAAAACAGTTAAGCTTGATGCGGCAGCCGTCGTACGTGGCGGGGTAACCTTTGTTCCTGTTCGCTTTATTTCCGAAGCGTTGAATGCGAATGTGAAATGGGACAGCGCCGTAAATGCAGTGAGAATCACTTCTGTAGAAGCTGCGCAACAGTTGGAGTATGATGCGTGGCTGAAGGAGCAGGCGAATCGGCCTACGTATTCGAGCAAAGAAATCGTTGATAAATATGATCGAAGCATCGTCCTTATTATGACGAATCGTGCACAGGGCAGTGGCATTGTTATTGGTGATAATCTGATTCTTACAAATTATCATGTCATTGCGGATGCAGCGTCGGCAACTGCACATACGATTAGCGGCAATGTGTTGAATATAGCTGGGGTTGTTAGCTTTGATGAGGATGCTGATTTGGCTATTATCAAAACTCAAACAGCAACCAATCTGCCTGCGATTGAGCTGGGCTATGGCTTTAGTTCCTATAAAGGCAGTAGAGTTATCGCAATTGGAAGTCCGTTAGGGCTGCAAAATACGGTATCAGATGGTCTAATCAGCAATATTACTTATGAGGATAGTATTCGGTATATCCAGACGAGCGCGCCTATTGATCACGGCAGCTCCGGAGGCGCCTTGTTTAACGAGTACGGTGATCTAGTAGGGATAACAACACTAGGCTACCCGAATACGAATGCGGATCTGAATTTTGCGGTATCCGTTATTCATGCAGCAAGTCTGAGCAGCGAAGTGACGAATGAAGCTATAGCTGCGGCAAAATTTTTGCCGTCGAGTCTTCCAGACACGCTGGTTGGCGCTCCATTGTCTGATATTGAGCAGTTGCTTAAGGATGAATATTCCGCTTTGTCGACAACAGAGGGGACGGCTGAATTCACTAAATGGGAAGCGAAGCGTGATTCCTCGGGATGGCTTGTTCTGACAGCTGATATTGACCCGTTGTTCTATATGTATTATGGTCCTGCGACAGCACAGGAGCTTCGGATGTGGGCAATTAACTTAGGGTATGAGTTCCACGCTCTACTGCCAGAGGATAAAGTTCAGGTTGTTATTTCGTTCCAGCGCGACTACGGATTTGAGCCGCGCGGCTTTGCAGCAGGCGAGGTTACGAACCTGGGCAATGAAAAATGGCGCGTTCGTTATCCGGTTATTGATATGCAGCTTAAGAACGAGCTGTTAATTAAGGTGAGAACACAATAGAGGATTTTTGGGGAGGTATTCTGCTGCTGCGTGATGCGGCAGGTAATGCCTCTTCTTTTTTTTGTTTTTTTTCTGTACAATAGAAGGCATCTTGCTGTGTGTGCTAGTAGTTTTTCGGAAAATGGGAATGAGCACAGGATAGGCAAATGCTTAAGTTAGAGAGGTTATGTTATGAAGGTTGTACTGTCTACATTAAATGCAAAGTTTATACACACTTCGCTTGCGCTGCGCTGCTTGAAGGCGTTTAGCGGCGACCGATTTGATATTGATATTGCGGAGTATACAATTAAGGACCCCGTCATGAATATCGTTTCGGATATTTTTTCGCGGAAGCCGGACGTAGTAGGGTTCTCCTGCTACATTTGGAACATCGAGGAAACGATTACGGTTATTAATATGCTGCGCAAAATCATGCCTGAAATTAAAATTATTCTTGGCGGTCCAGAAGTCAGCTATGATATGGACTATTGGATGGATCGCATACAAGAGGTTGATTTTATTGTGGTAGGGGAAGGCGAAGAGACCTTCCACCATTTGCTTACGGAAATTGAAGGAGATCACAAATACCATATGGTATTTGGGGTCACCTATCGGAAGCAGCGCGAGGATCGTGTGGAGGTGCTGATCAATCCCCCACGTCCGAAGCTGAATTTGAATGAGCTGCCATCGCCGCATCGCTTTGAAGAGGATATTCCTCACTTGGGCAGTCGAGTCGTCTATTTCGAAACGAGCCGAGGATGTCCGTTTAGCTGTCAGTTTTGTTTATCGAGCATCGAGGTCGGCGTCCGCTACTATGATATCGAGAAGACGAAGGCGGATATCTTGTATCTGATTGATAAAGGTGCGAAGCTGATTAAGTTCGTCGATCGAACTTTCAACATTAAACGTGACTACGCGCTTGAAATTTTTGAGTTTTTGATCAAGAATCATCAAGGCTGCGTCTTTCAATTTGAGATTACAGCAGATATTATGCGTCCAGAGGTGCTTGATTATTTGGCAGAGAACGCTCCTGCAGGCATCTTCCGTTTTGAAATTGGCGTCCAGTCCACGAATGATCCAACGAATGAAGCGGTGCAGCGACGTCAAAATTGGATGAAGCTGGTGCGCACCGTTATGAAGGTGAAAAACTCTCAAAAAATCGATCAGCATCTCGATTTGATTGCTGGATTACCTCTGGAGAACTATGATACGTTCCGCGGAACGTTTAACGATGTGTTCGAGCTTCGTCCCGAGGAGCTGCAGCTGGGCTTTCTCAAAATGTTGAGAGGCACTGGCCTTCGCCGTGAAGCGGACAAATGGGGCTATATTTATATGGATCGATCACCCTACGAGATGCTGGGCAATGATCTCATGCCATTTGGAGATATTGTACGCATTAAACGGGTAGAGGACGTTCTGGAGAAATATTGGAATGCTCACCGAATGGACCATACGCTGCTTTATTTGGTAGATCGGGTGTTCACGTCGCCATTTGATTTCTTTCAAGCATTCGGGGATTTCTGGGAGCGCAGCGGATGGCAGAAGATCGGCCATCAGCTTGAGGATCTGTACTCTCGTCTCTGGGCTTTTCTGGAGTCGCTGCCGTTGTCAGGAGAAAAGTCGATCGGTTCCTTGCCTTTGGTGCAGGAGGAGTCGGACAAAACAGCTGCCTCACTTGATGTAGTGTTAGCTGTAGCTGGTTCTCGCTTAGATTTCGATGTCGTGCTTGGGCTTATGAAATATGATTACTTTCTTAATCATAATTACAAGCCGCGTAAAACATGGTGGTCATCTAAGATGGACAAGCCGATCTGGAGCGGATGGCTCCGCCACTTAGCGGATAAGCCAGCCGAGGTATCAGCGGAATTCGCAGCACTCGGCTTCGGTGAGAAGGAGCTGCATAAGCATGCCGTTATTGAGAGGCTGCCCTTCGATCTCGCAACGTTCCTCGCAACCGGCGAGGTGGTGAGAGAGCGTCATACGCTGCTTGTCGTATTGTATGCATTGGAGGCAGGGAACTCGAAGCCGAAACCTCGTCCGTTCACGCTATCGATCGAAGTGGGCAGCGAAGTGCTTCAAAGCTAGCACAGCTTCATCTGTTGAATATACCAAAAAAACCTCCAGTACCACTTTTAAAGTGGGGCTGGAGGTTTTTCTTAATGCAGTTATGCAGGAACGACGCTGCGAAGCACTGTCAGGCTGCCTGAGAGCTCATACTCACCTAAGCTGGCAGGGAGCAGGAAGCATTCGCCGGCTTTGATGGACTGTTCGCCATCGTTCCATTTCAACTGGCCTTCACCTGCTGCAACGACGAGAATAACGAAGCTCTCGAGCGAGGTGGATAGCTGCCAAGGAGCGGCTACGATTCCTTTTTCAACGATAAAATAAGGGGATGTAGCGATGGTGAGCCACTCGCCAGCGACTGCGTTATCGGTTTTCATCCGCTGAGCGCCAGCGCCTTCATAGGCGATAACATTCAGCGAATCCTCGATATGAAGCTCGCGCAGCTGACCGTCAAGGCCAGGACGATCGTAATCATGCAGGCGATACGTGGTATCGGAGTTCTGCTGGATTTCAGCGACAACGACGCCAGAGCATAGTGCGTGAACAGTTCCCGCCGGTATATAAAATGCATCTCCAGCCTCAACAGATACCTCCTGTAGCGTATCCATAATGTGGCCCTCAGCTATAGCAGATTCCATAGCGGCGCGGTCGATGCCGTCCTTCAGTCCATAAATGATTTTGGCGTCTGGCTTCGCATCAAGAATGTACCACATTTCTGTTTTGCCAAGCTCACCGGCAGGCAAGCCTTCGTAAACGTCAGTAGGATGTACTTGAATAGATAGGTCATCGTTGCAATCCAGCAATTTAATGAGAAGCGGGAAACGTCCGTTTTTCTCAGAAAAACCTTTTGTACCGAACCAGATGGGTCCGTACGTTTCACGAATTTCGTCGAGGCCGACACCTGTAAGCTCGCCGTTCATTACTTTCGTCGTACCATTCGGGTGGTCGCCAATCATCCAGCCTTCGCCTATGGAGCCTTCAGGCAGATCAAGACCGAAGCCTTCTAGCGCACGGCCTCCCCAAATTCGCTCTTTCATTTCTGGCTTGAACTGTAATGGATAAGGTTTTATAGTCACTTCGTATCTCTCCCATGTCAATAATATGTATTTAATCTAATTGTACCTATATTGAGTCCAAAAGCATAGCCTGCCCATTCTCAGCGCTTCTCCACAGCGATAAGATAAGGAGCTGCGATCCGCTGAGTCTGACGGTAAATGACCGTTTGCGCTGCTCCTTGAGGCAGCTGTGCTGCCCAGCTCTCAACGGAAGCAGCTTCCTCTGCGCCTCCCGGATGCCCCGGATACAACACAGCTGTTATAATGCCGCCTGGCCGGAGCAGAGAAAGAGCTGCGTTTAGCGCTGCAAGCGTTGTGACAGGCTCCGTTATAATGGTCAGATCGCTGCTTCCCGGCAAATATCCGAGATTGAACATAATCGCTGATACATGGCCTAAGACAGCCGGATCAACCGCCTTCGCCATTTCAGAGTGATTCTCTAACAGAAGCTGCAGCTTAGGCAGATGCTCCTTGGCGAGGGAGGAGAGACGCTCTTGTGTTCGATCGAGCGCTTCCTGTTGGATATCGAAAGCATACACAATGCCACTCGGACCGACCAGCTTCGCAAGTGCCAATGTATCAACGCCTCCTCCAGCAGTTGCGTCAATGACGATATCACCAGGCGAGGTACGCTCGCTAACCCATTTGTGGGCCATGCTGAGCATGGATAGGAAGCCCATAAAGCTCCCCCTTTCTGTTGAACATTCTATTATTCGGCATAGGAGCTGGATGCAGATTGCTCATCAGACCTATGCCTCTGGCTGCCAAAGCTTGCCTTGCCAGGTGTTGCGACGTTTAAGCTCGTCATCGAAGGCGTTGAGCACTTCCCATTTCCTCAGGCTCCACATAGGCCCGATCAGCAGATCGCGTGGTGCGTCGCCAGTAAGCCGGTGGACGATCATTTTGGGCGGTAAAAATTCCAGGGTGTCGACAATTAGATTTACATACTCATCCTGTTCAAGGAATTGCAGCAGTCCAGCTTCATATTGACGCACCATTGGTGTTTTGCGCATGAGATGAAGCAGATGGATTTTGATGCCTTGTACGTCCATTTTAGCGACAGCGCGACCTGTACCTAGCATCATTTCATGCGTTTCCTGCGGAAGTCCGTAAATGATGTGCGCACATACGCGAATGCCGCGCTCGCGCAAACGGCGAACAGCATCTTCATAGCAGGCGGTATCATGTGCTCGGTTAATTAATTCGGAGGTTGATTCGTGCACGGTCTGAAGGCCCATCTCAACCCATAGATAGGTTCGCTCATTCAGCTCAGCCAAATAATCGACTACATCATCAGGCAAGCAATCAGGCCGAGTAGCGATCGACAAGCCGACAACACCGGGCTGCTGCAAAATTACCTCATAATATTCGCGAAGCTCCTCGACGGGAGCATACGTATTGGTATAAGCCTGAAAGTAGCCGATATACTGCGCGTCGGGCCATTTCTGATGCTGGCGATCACGTATCTTGTTGAACTGCGTAACGAGATCATCCCGTCTGCTGCCAGCAAAATCACCAGAACCGCGGGCGCTGCAAAATGTACAGCCGCCCTTGGCGATCGAGCCATCGCGATTAGGGCAAGTAAAGCCTGCGTCGAGCGTCACTTTGAATACTTTGCGGCCAAACTGCTCTCTCATTTCGTAATTCCATGTATGAAATCGTTTATCGCTCCAAAGCATGGGCTGCGACGTGTTTAATTCAATCATCGTTTTCCCCTTCTTTTCAAACGTACACCCTATATTTTAGCGAAAATCGAGTGGAAAAGCCACGGTTGTTCAAGGAATGAAGTTAGAACGTTCGGAAACCGCTTTTTTTGGAAATTATTTTAGAAAATGTGTGTTTTGGTCTTGCATAACCTTACATGAAGTGTTATATTAAAAGTGCGACAAAACAACAAATAAACCTGACATACCCGAATAGCAGCAATGTCCCTAGCACGTCGATAAAATGGTAATCGTATTACAATAAATCGATGAGGTGATTGAGATGAGCAACACAACAAAAATTCCACACGGCGACGACACAGTAACAGTTGAGCTAACCATTAAAGAATTGATGGCGCTTACAGGTGTCCGTTTTCACAATAACCATGGTATAGAAATATCGGCTCGCAAGAAGCTGAATGAAGTGCTGGTTGATAGTTATGAGCGCGATCAACAGCAAAACGGTCCTATTGACTACCAGCTTTTACTGTAAGCTGAGTGGAAGAACATATACGAATAACTAAGCCGTAGCGCCAATTGTTGGCGGCGGCTTTTTTTGAATACAGGCAAGTATAAGTTTCAAATGAAATACCACCTGAATTTCATTCAAATGCCGAACAAAATGATGTAATACTTATAGAAGATGAATTACTAATTAATGGAATATCTGTTCCTTTTGTTAGAAAAACAATAGAATATTCTACCGAACAGGCCAGGCGCTTACGAATGGATCAAGGATTGCCTTATGATCCTAGTGTGAGCGGTGGAGTAGCAGTAATACTGGAAAAGTTGGACTGAATACTGAATAAATGAAGTAGGCGAAGCGAGAAGATTGTTCTGGAGAAACGAAGTGTTCACCTTTGCGGCTCTTATTCTTATCTATAAATGTCTTAGTGAATATACGTTTCCCCCATATCGGCACATAATGCCGACTCGATGGTAAAATTAGTCTAATTTCTAGATCTAAATCCGTGAAATTAGCTCAAAACGCTGGAATAGGTCTAATTAATAGATCTAATCATCCGCATTCCCGCCAAATGGGGACATAATGTCCACTCCGCGGTGAAATAAGTCTAATTGCTAGATCTAAATCCGCCAATTTAGCTCAGAGCGCAGGAATAGGTCTAATAAATAGATCTATTCACACGCGCTCCCGCCACCATGGACACATCTCTCCTTAGCCCATTACTTGAGCCATCAACACGCTTAGTAAAGCATTCAAGATTTATGTCTCTAACTTGAAAGCCGCGGCTACATAAAACATAACTCTCACATTCATGTACAATTTTGCACGATGAAACCAAAATAGGAAAGCAAAAAACAGTTAAGCTTGTTCATTGCTCTTTACATTGCTCGCTTTCTTGGGCACAATAAGGACTAGTCTATTCGTTGCACCGTCTACGATAAATGGAGGAATCACTGCATATGCGTTTAAGAGGAAGAAAAGGGATACGTGAAAGCTTAGAGGGACAACCAGAGCTAGTCGTGCTGGATGCTGCCCCACACAAAGGAAAATGGCATGAATTTTTTGGCAACGACCACCCGATCTATGTAGAGCTTGGTATGGGCAAAGGGCGCTTCATTAGTCAAATGAGCGCGCGGTATCCGCATATTAACTTTATTGGTGTGGATATGTACGATGAGCTGCTTCGCCGCGCAAGCGAGAAAGCACGAATCATTTGGGAGCAAAAAGGGGAGTCACATCCGCCGAATCTTGCCCTGCTTCGGGCCAATATTGAAAATATTGAGACGATGTTTGCACCGGGAGAGCTTGAGCGGGTTCATCTGAATTTTAGCGATCCATGGCCAAAAAGCAAGCATGCTCGCCGCAGACTCACGCATCCGAGGCTCGTTGCCAAATATATCGAGCTGCTGAATGAGCGTGGAGAGATTCATTTTAAAACCGATTCGCAATCGTTGTTTGAGTTTTCATTGAACAGCTTTGCGGAGATGGAGCTTGTCATGCGCAATATTTCGCTTCATTTACACAAAGAAGGTCCCCGGGAGGACCTTGTGTTCACAGAATATGAGATGAAGTTTATGGAAAAAGGACAAAATATTTATCGAGTTGAAGCGGTTATCGGTACGGAAGCTTTGATGAAGCATCGTGAAGCGAAGCAGGAAAGACTGATTAAGGAAGAGGCTGAAGCAGTAGAAACGGAATCGAATGATTCCGAAGAAGAGGACAACTAATGAAGTCCTACTGCCGAACTAACCCATGAATAGTTGACCGCGAGAGCGGTCACTGTTCCGATCAAAGCGCCTGCCGCAACATCTGACGGATAATGCAGGCCCAAGTACAACCTCGACCAGCCAACCGAAACTCCGATGATTAGCACTATTGGCAGCATTACAGTGAACCATACGCCGCTTGTAAGCAAGATTGGGACAAGCCAAGCGAAAATCGCTGTCGTATGACCGGACGGAAAAGATGGATCTACAAGCGGCTTATGACCCGTATTCACATCAGGCAGCGCCTGATACGGTCGAAGCCGCTTGAATTTTTTTTTGACAATGGCAACCGGCAGATGGCTGATAATGACCGCAGTCAAGCATTGCCAGCCGGTAAGGCTCCATGGCGCAGGTGCTAATAATGCATATATCAAAGCGGTCGCAAGCGTAAAGGTGGCACCGCCCATATGTGTAACTGTGTTTAACCATTTGCCCAGAAGTCCGTGTTTTTTTCCTCCAGCAGGTCTTCGATTTGCCCAAATCAGCATTTTTTGCTCACTTATTTTCAGCCAATCCAACATTCGTTCCATCGCTGTTATTCCTCCTTAAGATGGCTAATTTCACCATAATGTAAACGCTTGATCCTCTCTAGAGAGGTATCGGCGCACATCAAGGTAAAATATAAGTCAACTGTAGATGTCAGCTTATATTTGCTTTTATTGCAACAAAACAATTTTAACACGTATTTGATAACGGAGCGTAAACAATTTCTTGTCCGATTATTAAGTTACGAAGTACGTATTATAACACATTTACATGGAGTTCATAGGATTGCACTCTTATGCATTGGAAGTATCGTTTCCTAACTGTCAAAAAATAGTTTTCGCAATGATCTATGATTACTGTTTAATAATGTGCAGTTGATGGTAAAACTGTAATGGACATATTTCAACACGTTGAGATGATGTTTGTCGAAAGTGCGCTAAAGTGTCGAAAGTAAAATGGTTGTTCACTTGTTCGTCACATTCCGCCTCGACTATAGAAGCAACTTTTTCACATTCGTGTTCGTAAGTAAGGACGATAGTGCTAATAATTTAGCAAACTGTTGAAAATAAGGCTGAATCGCAGTAAAAGGAGGAAATGTATTCATTAGTGAGTCATGCAAGCGTTTTTCTGACGAGATTAAGCGTAATGAAGTCTAATTCAACTTTTGACAAAGAAGTTGTTTCTGTGGAGAATCAATTAAGATTCGAGAGTGTTTGCAGAGAAACGCTCATACAAAGAGAAAATATATAATAAAAAGCTTGCAGCCAATCGATCTTGATTGCTGAACAAAGCAAAAAACTGGGGTCTTAAGGGGGCAGTGCAGTATGGTTCTAAGTGTAGTTTTTATTGTTTTACAAGTTGTGATGGCTTCACTTGCAGTATATCAATTCGGTATTTCAATTTTTGGTTTTTTCAAGAACCAAAGCCGCAAGCATCACGCACCGCAAAAATCATTTGCCGTGCTGGTAGCAGCTCATAATGAAGAAAAGGTAGTAGGCGCGTTAATCGAAAATTTAAAAAAGATGGACTATCTACAGGAACTCTACGATATATTTGTAATTTGTGATAATTGTACGGATGGAACGGCTGATATTAGCCGCAGTCTAGGCGTACATGCTTGCGAGAGAACAAATCAACATCTACGCGGAAAAGGCTATGCGATTGAGTGGATGCTTAAGGAACTCTGGGCTATGCCGCGTCAATACGATTCGGTGGTTATGTTCGATGCTGATAACTTGGTCAATCACGATTTCCTACAGCTGATGAACAATGATTTGTGCGAGGGACATCAAGTTATTCAAGGTTACTTGGATACAAAAAATCCGGATGATTCATGGGTTACTGCGGCATACGGCATTACGTACTGGTATTGCAACAGATTGTGGCAGCTATCGAGAACGAAGCTGAAAATGAGCAACTTCCTTGGCGGTACCGGCATGTGCTTTGATTCGGCTCTGCTTAAGGATATGGGCTGGGGAGCAACGAGCCTAGTTGAGGATTTAGAGTTTTCTATGCGCTGCGTGCAGCGTGGTATTTATCCAGTGCTTAACTACGATGCGAAGGTTTACGATGAGAAGCCTGTTACGTTTAAAGCTTCTGCAAGGCAGCGGCTGCGCTGGATGCAGGGACATTTTAATGTAGCCCGCAATTACTTTTTTCCGCTTCTCTGGGCG from Paenibacillus sp. FSL H8-0548 encodes the following:
- a CDS encoding glycosyltransferase family 39 protein, whose product is MTRLYDGLKQNRMLVLLFLIGAAVRVAYAGAIPGGLNQDEASIGYEAYSILHYVIDRNGVTLPIHLISWGSGQNALYAYLSMPFIYLFGLTPLSVRMVSILFGLLSMVVFYLIAKRLFLGKHAVAAAAFFIVICPWHIMMSRWALESNIFPSVVLLAVYFLFKAIERPKWLIAFTAALAASLYAYGTSYFFIPVFGAGVLTLLIVGKTFTRRVLLWNSIVLLILALPIGLFLLINRLSMPTVQFLLSIPKLTVPRVEQVSSAFEGHALSRLVEHLKAFIKLYTTQNDGLLWNAIPKFGYMYPLALPLIVIGIVYGVYKLRKQFRIETAVIAIWFGAAVLMTLITDVNINRINIIFYPTVFIAVAGLIWLHKHIKYSFIALIAAFSIFFILFCGNYFTTFAKQISPLFYESFGEAIQYASDETDGLIYVTDQVNMPYIYVLFYERIDPQHFLDTVDYMNPGGEFQFVRSFGRYVFEKPKLRTDENAAYIFKNNDAIPDESSGYTIKRFKHYTVVSGKGTIEVPEAHVSFQNGGFEEGSQYWSFTAGAGIGSNRPFSGSNLMYVDPGQAHGAAQTFISPEAGQFVLTAKVSSDAEGGSVGISINGIDAEEQAVPAQVEYTSIELGAVTVAENDLVSVYFEGGASWLNVDDVEWKKR
- a CDS encoding DUF1904 family protein: MPHLLFRGVPAEKLQTVTNPLAMELAALCECGTDNFTMSCLHTTSVFGSESEEAAFAFIEVGWFERGQQVRNRFAQAVTKYVAQLGLSEIEIVFHAYREDSYYINGEPVAE
- a CDS encoding RluA family pseudouridine synthase, whose protein sequence is MHRGKKRGAPQSQADKSKSYPVTEPMELLPFLIKNISGAGRNVVKSILAHGQVSVGGKSTTAYNYPLQPGQTVIVGKERPQEKLPFEGLSILFEDEHIVVIKKDAGLLSISSDAAPENEITAYRQLMAHVRLENTKNRIFVVHRLDRDTSGVMMFAKSEAIQQQLQNSWQDTVQERIYVALVEGSVKKEQGTISSWLKESKTLKMYSSSYPNDGLHAITHYKVLRTSKAFSLLEVNLETGRKNQIRVHMEDIGHPVVGDKKYGARTRIIGRLGLHARVLAFTHPITGKLVRFETDIPKLFLKPFHSNE
- a CDS encoding stalk domain-containing protein; this encodes MKTKIMKSMFTSLLAAGLLLAPLQGLGNSTVAAASAANTAVASSAQQLQVIVDGKKLSLSAAAYAEKGVTFVPMRDIFTALGASVTWESKTETIIGRKGNQTISLKVGSKQAVINGKTVKLDAAAVVRGGVTFVPVRFISEALNANVKWDSAVNAVRITSVEAAQQLEYDAWLKEQANRPTYSSKEIVDKYDRSIVLIMTNRAQGSGIVIGDNLILTNYHVIADAASATAHTISGNVLNIAGVVSFDEDADLAIIKTQTATNLPAIELGYGFSSYKGSRVIAIGSPLGLQNTVSDGLISNITYEDSIRYIQTSAPIDHGSSGGALFNEYGDLVGITTLGYPNTNADLNFAVSVIHAASLSSEVTNEAIAAAKFLPSSLPDTLVGAPLSDIEQLLKDEYSALSTTEGTAEFTKWEAKRDSSGWLVLTADIDPLFYMYYGPATAQELRMWAINLGYEFHALLPEDKVQVVISFQRDYGFEPRGFAAGEVTNLGNEKWRVRYPVIDMQLKNELLIKVRTQ
- a CDS encoding B12-binding domain-containing radical SAM protein, which codes for MKVVLSTLNAKFIHTSLALRCLKAFSGDRFDIDIAEYTIKDPVMNIVSDIFSRKPDVVGFSCYIWNIEETITVINMLRKIMPEIKIILGGPEVSYDMDYWMDRIQEVDFIVVGEGEETFHHLLTEIEGDHKYHMVFGVTYRKQREDRVEVLINPPRPKLNLNELPSPHRFEEDIPHLGSRVVYFETSRGCPFSCQFCLSSIEVGVRYYDIEKTKADILYLIDKGAKLIKFVDRTFNIKRDYALEIFEFLIKNHQGCVFQFEITADIMRPEVLDYLAENAPAGIFRFEIGVQSTNDPTNEAVQRRQNWMKLVRTVMKVKNSQKIDQHLDLIAGLPLENYDTFRGTFNDVFELRPEELQLGFLKMLRGTGLRREADKWGYIYMDRSPYEMLGNDLMPFGDIVRIKRVEDVLEKYWNAHRMDHTLLYLVDRVFTSPFDFFQAFGDFWERSGWQKIGHQLEDLYSRLWAFLESLPLSGEKSIGSLPLVQEESDKTAASLDVVLAVAGSRLDFDVVLGLMKYDYFLNHNYKPRKTWWSSKMDKPIWSGWLRHLADKPAEVSAEFAALGFGEKELHKHAVIERLPFDLATFLATGEVVRERHTLLVVLYALEAGNSKPKPRPFTLSIEVGSEVLQS